The Ancylobacter sp. WKF20 genome contains a region encoding:
- a CDS encoding MarR family transcriptional regulator produces MVSPCYCAALRKAARRLSASYDEALEPLGINIAQFALLRTVARNERISLSELGRAAGLDRSTIGRNVRVLERRHLMRTSRGDDDKREAVIALTGEGHDLLAAAIPAWEQCQQAVEGRFGEEGIALLRVMLNAIESGGSLPDIRKTA; encoded by the coding sequence CCCTGCTATTGTGCCGCGCTGCGAAAGGCGGCCCGACGCCTCAGTGCCTCCTATGACGAGGCGCTGGAGCCGCTGGGCATCAATATCGCCCAGTTCGCTTTGCTGCGGACCGTGGCGCGCAACGAGCGCATCAGCCTGAGCGAGCTGGGGCGCGCCGCCGGGCTCGACCGTTCGACCATTGGCCGCAATGTGCGGGTTCTCGAGCGCCGGCATCTGATGCGGACCAGTCGGGGCGATGACGACAAGCGCGAGGCCGTCATCGCGTTGACGGGCGAGGGGCATGACCTGCTGGCGGCGGCCATTCCCGCATGGGAGCAATGCCAGCAGGCGGTCGAAGGCAGGTTCGGCGAAGAGGGGATAGCCTTGTTGCGCGTGATGTTGAACGCGATCGAAAGCGGCGGATCGCTGCCCGACATCCGGAAGACGGCCTGA